The following proteins are encoded in a genomic region of Amblyraja radiata isolate CabotCenter1 chromosome 19, sAmbRad1.1.pri, whole genome shotgun sequence:
- the prickle1 gene encoding prickle-like protein 1 isoform X2 — protein sequence MAFEMEQKVSKLTFGFQRSSTSDDDSGCVLEEYAWVPPGLKPEQVQLYFSSLPEEKIPYVNSPGEKHRIKQLLYQLPPHDNEMRYCQSLSEEEKKELQLFSAQRKKEALGRGTIKQLPRALMHTVCDQCKEKINGGEVAIFVSRASSSVCWHPACFVCSTCQELLVDLIYFYQDGRIHCGRHHAELVKPRCSACDEIIFADECTEAEGRHWHMKHFCCFECDAVLGGQRYIMKDGRPFCCSCFESLYAEYCEACGNHIGVDHAQMTYDGRHWHAVDKCFCCAQCRTPLLGCPFLPKQGQIFCSKACSLGEDVHASDSSDSAFQSARSRESRRSVRVGKSSKSADQCRQSLLLSPNVNYKCPDFSGKDNDPLSQQMDALSLTRGDSRLGGEHFWKGRVEAEGAEEQEEWAEHEDYLTQLLLKFGDRGLFQHPDEEGKQCEPWSSHSEAKGKLELELGSREAQGLGSNKYESHLFWAQSQDNLGDSAYGSHPGPASSRKIQDLETEHGAVGYKHGQSPWYDDSLECLTGGMKAAEQGVRDSVDSLALSNITGASVDGDSQQRSPVFTLQDFQEMESCEKMSNMGTMNSSMPRGSTESLKSLTSDLCQVVTPEVTQKPLYTPMLRRSKSQMRPQQVKFSDDVIDNSNYEEVEIRQAPMSERTRRRAFNADGRSNRHHHRWRRSRKSRSDNALHLAADRRCPRERLHLHSPEDCDKVNQPKVSRDRQAYLQNQDMYGQYSRHPDYALNQAVDKFLGLYGDDDESWCSTCSSSSSDSEEEGYFLGQPIPQPRAQRYQLYTDDLAATPSVMPASTTGPQTTRAKKKKGHKGKNCIIS from the exons ATGGCTTTTGAAATGGAGCAAAAAGTAAGCAAGTTGACCTTTGGATTCCAGCGCAGTTCAACGTCAGATGACGACTCCGGATGTGTTTTGGAAGAGTATGCGTGGGTTCCACCAGGTCTAAAACCAGAACAG GTGCAGCTGTACTTCTCGTCCCTGCCGGAGGAGAAGATTCCCTACGTGAACAGCCCCGGAGAGAAGCACCGAATCAAGCAGCTCCTCTATCAGCTCCCCCCCCACGATAATGAG ATGCGTTACTGCCAGTCGCTGAGTGAGGAggagaagaaggaactgcagctcttTAGTGCCCAGAGGAAGAAGGAGGCTCTGGGCCGAGGAACCATCAAGCAGCTGCCCCGAGCTCTGATGCACACCGTCTGTGATCAG TGCAAGGAGAAGATAAATGGCGGGGAGGTTGCAATATTTGTGTCCAGGGCGAGCTCATCTGTCTGCTGGCACCCGGCTTGTTTTGTCTGCTCCACCTGCCAGGAGCTGCTCGTGGACCTTATCTACTTCTACCAAGACGGCAGGATCCACTGCGGCCGACACCACGCCGAGCTGGTGAAGCCCCGGTGTTCAGCCTGTGACGAG ATTATTTTTGCTGATGAATGCACAGAAGCTGAAGGTCGCCACTGGCACATGAAACACTTCTGCTGCTTTGAGTGTGATGCCGTGCTGGGGGGACAGAGGTACATTATGAAGGACGGCCGCCCATTCTGCTGCAGCTGCTTCGAGAGTCTGTACGCGGAATATTGCGAGGCCTGCGGCAACCATATCG GTGTAGACCACGCACAAATGACGTACGATGGGCGACACTGGCATGCTGTCGATAAATGCTTTTGCTGCGCCCAGTGCCGGACTCCACTGCTGGGCTGCCCCTTCCTGCCGAAGCAAGGACAGATTTTCTGCTCCAAGGCCTGCAGCCTGGGTGAGGACGTGCACGCCTCCGACTCGTCTGACTCTGCCTTCCAGTCTGCGCGCTCCAGAGAGTCGCGGAGGAGTGTGCGCGTGGGGAAGAGCAGCAAGTCGGCAGACCAGTGCAGGCAGTCGCTGCTCCTCTCCCCCAACGTCAACTACAAGTGCCCCGATTTCTCTGGCAAGGACAACGATCCCCTATCGCAGCAAATGGACGCCCTCAGCCTGACGAGGGGAGACTCCAGGCTCGGCGGTGAGCACTTCTGGAAAGGCCGGGTGGAGGCAGAGGGGGCGGAGGAGCAGGAGGAGTGGGCCGAGCACGAGGACTACCTGACCCAGCTGCTGCTGAAGTTCGGGGATCGAGGACTCTTTCAGCATCCCGATGAGGAGGGCAAGCAGTGCGAGCCCTGGTCCTCACACAGTGAAGCCAAGGGCaagctggagttggagctgggcAGCCGTGAGGCCCAGGGCTTGGGCAGCAACAAGTATGAATCCCACTTGTTCTGGGCTCAGTCCCAGGACAATCTGGGAGATTCCGCCTACGGAAGCCATCCAGGTCCCGCCAGCAGCAGGAAGATTCAGGACCTCGAGACAGAACACGGTGCCGTGGGCTACAAACACGGCCAGAGCCCCTGGTACGATGACTCCTTGGAATGCCTGACCGGTGGGATGAAGGCAGCCGAACAAGGTGTGCGTGATTCTGTGGATTCTCTGGCCCTGTCCAACATCACAG GAGCCTCAGTAGATGGAGACAGCCAGCAAAGATCACCAGTGTTCACCCTGCAGGACTTCCAAGAAATGGAGAGCTGTGAGAAAATGAGTAACATGGGCACGATGAACTCGTCGATGCCCCGTGGCAGCACAGAGTCCCTCAAGAGCCTGACATCGGACCTTTGCCAGGTGGTGACGCCGGAGGTGACACAAAAACCCCTCTACACCCCGATGCTGAGACGATCAAAGTCGCAGATGAGACCGCAGCAAGTCAAGTTTTCAGATGACGTCATCGACAACAGCAACTACGAGGAGGTGGAGATCCGGCAAGCGCCGATGAGCGAACGAACGCGGCGCCGGGCATTCAACGCCGACGGGCGCAGTAACCGGCACCACCATCGCTGGCGACGGAGCAGGAAATCCCGGTCGGACAATGCTCTCCATCTGGCCGCGGATAGGAGATGTCCGAGAGAGAGACTTCATCTCCACTCTCCCGAAGACTGTGACAAGGTAAATCAGCCCAAGGTCTCCCGCGATAGGCAAGCCTATCTTCAAAACCAAGACATGTACGGCCAGTACAGTCGCCACCCAGACTACGCATTAAACCAGGCAGTGGACAAGTTTCTTGGCCTGTACGGCGACGATGACGAGTCCTGGTGCTCAACATGCTCCTCTTCGTCCTCTGATTCGGAAGAAGAAGGTTATTTCCTTGGTCAACCCATCCCACAGCCCAGAGCCCAAAGGTACCAGCTTTACACCGATGACCTTGCAGCAACACCGTCAGTGATGCCAGCTTCCACTACAGGACCACAGACCACGAGAGCCAAAAAGAAAAAGGGACATAAAGGGAAGAATTGTATCATTTCATAG
- the prickle1 gene encoding prickle-like protein 1 isoform X1, whose product MQYSAASQDPLCTESLLTAGLNLGAHMAFEMEQKVSKLTFGFQRSSTSDDDSGCVLEEYAWVPPGLKPEQVQLYFSSLPEEKIPYVNSPGEKHRIKQLLYQLPPHDNEMRYCQSLSEEEKKELQLFSAQRKKEALGRGTIKQLPRALMHTVCDQCKEKINGGEVAIFVSRASSSVCWHPACFVCSTCQELLVDLIYFYQDGRIHCGRHHAELVKPRCSACDEIIFADECTEAEGRHWHMKHFCCFECDAVLGGQRYIMKDGRPFCCSCFESLYAEYCEACGNHIGVDHAQMTYDGRHWHAVDKCFCCAQCRTPLLGCPFLPKQGQIFCSKACSLGEDVHASDSSDSAFQSARSRESRRSVRVGKSSKSADQCRQSLLLSPNVNYKCPDFSGKDNDPLSQQMDALSLTRGDSRLGGEHFWKGRVEAEGAEEQEEWAEHEDYLTQLLLKFGDRGLFQHPDEEGKQCEPWSSHSEAKGKLELELGSREAQGLGSNKYESHLFWAQSQDNLGDSAYGSHPGPASSRKIQDLETEHGAVGYKHGQSPWYDDSLECLTGGMKAAEQGVRDSVDSLALSNITGASVDGDSQQRSPVFTLQDFQEMESCEKMSNMGTMNSSMPRGSTESLKSLTSDLCQVVTPEVTQKPLYTPMLRRSKSQMRPQQVKFSDDVIDNSNYEEVEIRQAPMSERTRRRAFNADGRSNRHHHRWRRSRKSRSDNALHLAADRRCPRERLHLHSPEDCDKVNQPKVSRDRQAYLQNQDMYGQYSRHPDYALNQAVDKFLGLYGDDDESWCSTCSSSSSDSEEEGYFLGQPIPQPRAQRYQLYTDDLAATPSVMPASTTGPQTTRAKKKKGHKGKNCIIS is encoded by the exons ATCCTTTGTGTACTGAATCACTGCTGACTGCTGGCCTCAATCTTGGTGCCCACATGGCTTTTGAAATGGAGCAAAAAGTAAGCAAGTTGACCTTTGGATTCCAGCGCAGTTCAACGTCAGATGACGACTCCGGATGTGTTTTGGAAGAGTATGCGTGGGTTCCACCAGGTCTAAAACCAGAACAG GTGCAGCTGTACTTCTCGTCCCTGCCGGAGGAGAAGATTCCCTACGTGAACAGCCCCGGAGAGAAGCACCGAATCAAGCAGCTCCTCTATCAGCTCCCCCCCCACGATAATGAG ATGCGTTACTGCCAGTCGCTGAGTGAGGAggagaagaaggaactgcagctcttTAGTGCCCAGAGGAAGAAGGAGGCTCTGGGCCGAGGAACCATCAAGCAGCTGCCCCGAGCTCTGATGCACACCGTCTGTGATCAG TGCAAGGAGAAGATAAATGGCGGGGAGGTTGCAATATTTGTGTCCAGGGCGAGCTCATCTGTCTGCTGGCACCCGGCTTGTTTTGTCTGCTCCACCTGCCAGGAGCTGCTCGTGGACCTTATCTACTTCTACCAAGACGGCAGGATCCACTGCGGCCGACACCACGCCGAGCTGGTGAAGCCCCGGTGTTCAGCCTGTGACGAG ATTATTTTTGCTGATGAATGCACAGAAGCTGAAGGTCGCCACTGGCACATGAAACACTTCTGCTGCTTTGAGTGTGATGCCGTGCTGGGGGGACAGAGGTACATTATGAAGGACGGCCGCCCATTCTGCTGCAGCTGCTTCGAGAGTCTGTACGCGGAATATTGCGAGGCCTGCGGCAACCATATCG GTGTAGACCACGCACAAATGACGTACGATGGGCGACACTGGCATGCTGTCGATAAATGCTTTTGCTGCGCCCAGTGCCGGACTCCACTGCTGGGCTGCCCCTTCCTGCCGAAGCAAGGACAGATTTTCTGCTCCAAGGCCTGCAGCCTGGGTGAGGACGTGCACGCCTCCGACTCGTCTGACTCTGCCTTCCAGTCTGCGCGCTCCAGAGAGTCGCGGAGGAGTGTGCGCGTGGGGAAGAGCAGCAAGTCGGCAGACCAGTGCAGGCAGTCGCTGCTCCTCTCCCCCAACGTCAACTACAAGTGCCCCGATTTCTCTGGCAAGGACAACGATCCCCTATCGCAGCAAATGGACGCCCTCAGCCTGACGAGGGGAGACTCCAGGCTCGGCGGTGAGCACTTCTGGAAAGGCCGGGTGGAGGCAGAGGGGGCGGAGGAGCAGGAGGAGTGGGCCGAGCACGAGGACTACCTGACCCAGCTGCTGCTGAAGTTCGGGGATCGAGGACTCTTTCAGCATCCCGATGAGGAGGGCAAGCAGTGCGAGCCCTGGTCCTCACACAGTGAAGCCAAGGGCaagctggagttggagctgggcAGCCGTGAGGCCCAGGGCTTGGGCAGCAACAAGTATGAATCCCACTTGTTCTGGGCTCAGTCCCAGGACAATCTGGGAGATTCCGCCTACGGAAGCCATCCAGGTCCCGCCAGCAGCAGGAAGATTCAGGACCTCGAGACAGAACACGGTGCCGTGGGCTACAAACACGGCCAGAGCCCCTGGTACGATGACTCCTTGGAATGCCTGACCGGTGGGATGAAGGCAGCCGAACAAGGTGTGCGTGATTCTGTGGATTCTCTGGCCCTGTCCAACATCACAG GAGCCTCAGTAGATGGAGACAGCCAGCAAAGATCACCAGTGTTCACCCTGCAGGACTTCCAAGAAATGGAGAGCTGTGAGAAAATGAGTAACATGGGCACGATGAACTCGTCGATGCCCCGTGGCAGCACAGAGTCCCTCAAGAGCCTGACATCGGACCTTTGCCAGGTGGTGACGCCGGAGGTGACACAAAAACCCCTCTACACCCCGATGCTGAGACGATCAAAGTCGCAGATGAGACCGCAGCAAGTCAAGTTTTCAGATGACGTCATCGACAACAGCAACTACGAGGAGGTGGAGATCCGGCAAGCGCCGATGAGCGAACGAACGCGGCGCCGGGCATTCAACGCCGACGGGCGCAGTAACCGGCACCACCATCGCTGGCGACGGAGCAGGAAATCCCGGTCGGACAATGCTCTCCATCTGGCCGCGGATAGGAGATGTCCGAGAGAGAGACTTCATCTCCACTCTCCCGAAGACTGTGACAAGGTAAATCAGCCCAAGGTCTCCCGCGATAGGCAAGCCTATCTTCAAAACCAAGACATGTACGGCCAGTACAGTCGCCACCCAGACTACGCATTAAACCAGGCAGTGGACAAGTTTCTTGGCCTGTACGGCGACGATGACGAGTCCTGGTGCTCAACATGCTCCTCTTCGTCCTCTGATTCGGAAGAAGAAGGTTATTTCCTTGGTCAACCCATCCCACAGCCCAGAGCCCAAAGGTACCAGCTTTACACCGATGACCTTGCAGCAACACCGTCAGTGATGCCAGCTTCCACTACAGGACCACAGACCACGAGAGCCAAAAAGAAAAAGGGACATAAAGGGAAGAATTGTATCATTTCATAG